The sequence AGCAGCTTGTCGAGGAGCGCGTTGCGGGGCGCGGCGATCGACACCCACACCAGCCCGTCGCTGCCGAGACTCATGTTGTCGGGCAGGCCGGCGAGGTTCTCGACGAAGGGCTCGACGGTGTCGGACTTCGGGCCGGTGAGCCAGTAGCGGCTCACCCGGTACCCGGCGCTCTCGGCCACGAGCAGGTGCGAGGCGTCCGGGGCGAGCACGAGCCCGTTGGCGAACTTGAGACCGTCGCGCAGGACGGTGACCGTGCCGTCGGGGTCGCGTCGGACGAGCATGCCGGTGCAGGAGTGCTCGACGATGTCGCCGAGATGGTGTTCCAGGTCCCAGCGGCGGGTGGACACGGTGAACCAGATGGTTCCGTCCCGGCCCTCGACCGCGTTGCTGGCGAAGGTGAGCCGGCGGCCCGCGACGGTGTCGACGAGTACCTCGACCGGTCCGTCGGCGGACATGCGCAGCAGTCCGCGGTCGTGGTCGCAGACCAGGACGCTGCCGTCGGCACACGGCTCGAGTCCCAA comes from Streptomyces sp. FXJ1.172 and encodes:
- a CDS encoding SMP-30/gluconolactonase/LRE family protein, coding for MTLTRRLISPRRWTPPPAPADEGRTPVTGRFTVARRLTTGGHGPEDVVFDREGQVLAGLDDGSVVRLGPAGGARTVVGNTGGRPLGLEPCADGSVLVCDHDRGLLRMSADGPVEVLVDTVAGRRLTFASNAVEGRDGTIWFTVSTRRWDLEHHLGDIVEHSCTGMLVRRDPDGTVTVLRDGLKFANGLVLAPDASHLLVAESAGYRVSRYWLTGPKSDTVEPFVENLAGLPDNMSLGSDGLVWVSIAAPRNALLDKLLPLPGFLRVLMWNLPEAVRPKPAPVAWVMAFDLSGNVVHDLRTHDGSYGFVTSVAEHNGTVVAGSLHEDDIAVLTLTSETG